A genomic region of Arachis hypogaea cultivar Tifrunner chromosome 5, arahy.Tifrunner.gnm2.J5K5, whole genome shotgun sequence contains the following coding sequences:
- the LOC112802276 gene encoding uncharacterized protein, with protein sequence MDPPPTQPPAMPPHPSTMAPTTVMAATATSIQTNNPDSVESSPRCRIGETWNDELIVPVPGAKLRLMCSYGGHIMPRPHDKSLSYIGGDTRIVVVDRNSTLKDLCLRLSRTLLNGRPFTLKYQLPNEDLDNLISVTTDEDLDNMIEEYDRVAAASASTLKPSPSRLRVFLFFSKPETTVSMGSLLDDAKSETWFVDALNNSGMLTRGVSDSAAGETIVNLDGVGPAVSASGSSNNLEAQAAAVAESLALTDNITGNNNNNSNKVKNLQDVAAVNSLPGSPSSASSPSMANLPPIRVRVDDNGASRLQQEQRVGVMEEQLAQMTIGASGVRRDEGFVVVPSTVAMPAAVPATMSLAAAAMVTSNSSDIMNRLIISEDERSDPGVPLGFGKPPLPLQLVQPRTGGGVSLPSPDSVASDSSSIASTNSFSKNVYYQEQVQPSHVDNKAPTISNAKIEIREQIQDPNYTLPPQLDQNQQLHQQFVQASSPYIHHPAAATNTVPVSSYYPVYAPPPPLPSQPTLHQHPIPQTQQQQQYQPVYVMPVGHTQQPYNVTLQHNIADPNMVASGRPLVPQSIAAPAVSTTAYKDGTLPIYPPRPNTQPQTTQAFIQIPSSHFQQQPQYVGLTQVQHHQPPPPPQHIAVAPSGSGGGGGANYGYEYGGGTVQDQAAYYTQQQQATTAPLTSQYQSMTPAAAAAALSDVSKQFPNESLQQPNRASQPV encoded by the exons ATGGATCCACCACCAACACAGCCAccagcaatgccaccacatccaTCCACCATGGCTCCCACCACTGTCATGGCTGCCACTGCCACATCAATTCAAACAAACAACCCTGACTCGGTTGAATCCTCGCCGCGCTGTCGTATCGGTGAAACATGGAACGATGAGCTTATTGTGCCGGTCCCAGGCGCCAAGCTCCGCCTCATGTGCAGCTACGGTGGCCACATCATGCCACGCCCCCATGATAAGTCCCTCAGTTACATAGGTGGTGACACTAGAATTGTGGTGGTGGATCGCAATTCAACCCTAAAGGACCTCTGTTTGCGCCTTTCCCGCACTTTACTCAATGGAAGACCCTTCACACTCAAGTACCAATTACCAAACGAGGACCTTGACAACCTCATCTCTGTCACCACTGATGAAGACCTTGACAACATGATCGAAGAGTATGATCGTGTGGCTGCAGCATCAGCATCTACCCTGAAGCCTTCACCTTCAAGACTCAGGGTGTTCCTGTTCTTCTCCAAGCCAGAGACCACTGTTTCAATGGGATCACTCCTTGATGATGCGAAATCTGAGACATGGTTCGTGGATGCACTCAACAACTCGGGGATGCTCACAAGGGGAGTGTCAGATTCCGCAGCAGGAGAAACCATTGTAAACCTTGATGGTGTTGGCCCTGCTGTTTCAGCTAGTGGTTCAAGCAACAACTTGGAGGCTCAGGCTGCGGCAGTGGCAGAGTCTTTGGCTCTGACTGATAATATCACtggcaacaataacaacaatagcaACAAGGTGAAAAATTTGCAGGATGTTGCAGCTGTGAATTCACTGCCTGGCTCACCTTCATCagcttcttctccttcaatggctAATCTCCCACCCATCCGGGTTCGTGTCGATGACAATGGTGCTAGTAGGCTTCAGCAGGAGCAAAGGGTTGGGGTGATGGAGGAGCAGTTAGCACAGATGACAATTGGCGCAAGTGGTGTGAGGCGAGATGAAGGGTTTGTTGTTGTTCCCTCTACTGTGGCTATGCCTGCTGCAGTGCCTGCAACTATGAGTTTGGCTGCAGCAGCAATGGTTACTAGCAATAGTAGTGATATCATGAATAGGCTTATTATCTCTGAGGATGAGAGATCAGATCCTGGTGTTCCTCTTGGGTTTGGGAAGCCTCCTTTACCATTGCAACTTGTGCAACCAAGGACTGGTGGTGGTGTGAGTTTACCTTCTCCAGATTCAGTTGCAAG TGACAGTAGTAGCATTGCATCAACAAATTCTTTCTCGAAGAATGTGTACTATCAAGAACAAGTCCAACCTTCACATGTAGATAACAAAGCTCCTACCATAAGCAATGCCAAGATTGAAATTAGAGAACAAATTCAGGATCCAAATTACACATTACCTCCACAATTGGATCAAAACCAGCAACTCCACCAGCAATTTGTGCAAGCAAGCAGCCCCTACATTCACCACCCTGCGGCCGCCACCAATACAGTGCCAGTGTCATCCTACTACCCAGTTTACGCACCGCCGCCACCGCTGCCATCACAGCCAACACTTCACCAGCATCCAATTCCCCAAACTCAACAACAGCAACAGTATCAACCAGTTTATGTTATGCCTGTTGGACACACACAACAACCATACAATGTAACATTGCAACACAACATTGCTGATCCTAACATGGTAGCATCAGGTAGACCACTAGTACCCCAGAGTATTGCTGCTCCTGCAGTGTCAACAACAGCATACAAAGATGGCACATTACCAATTTACCCTCCTAGGCCAAATACCCAACCACAAACTACTCAGGCATTTATTCAAATACCTTCTAGTCACTTTCAGCAACAACCACAGTATGTGGGTTTGACCCAAGTTCAGCAccatcaaccaccaccaccaccacagcacATTGCTGTGGCTCCATCTGGTAGTGGTGGAGGTGGTGGTGCTAATTACGGCTATGAATATGGTGGTGGCACTGTGCAAGATCAAGCTGCATACTACACACAACAGCAACAAGCTACTACAGCTCCATTGACTTCTCAGTACCAATCCATGACTCCGGCGGCGGCAGCTGCGGCGCTATCGGATGTTTCGAAGCAATTCCCCAATGAAAGTCTTCAGCAGCCAAACAGAGCTTCACAACCCGTATAG